A single Flavobacterium sp. 1 DNA region contains:
- a CDS encoding peptidoglycan-binding protein LysM, translated as MIKKWYFYTTLIVVVAFLSLGFKPSKLESTPWFLINESDDTSYLLPSLNVTDYTNSEIPYTGTFFIGYKEAIGFKESQGKYRKINSLGYLGKYQFGIETLKSIGIHDSAAFINSPRMQEKAFIALLSKNKWELRNIIERYEGTVLNGTRITESGILAAAHLAGVGSVKKYFRYKGKRCFRDAYGTSLRSYMLRFGGYDTSFIVADSNASVD; from the coding sequence ATGATAAAAAAATGGTATTTTTACACAACTTTAATTGTTGTAGTAGCTTTTTTAAGCTTAGGTTTTAAACCATCCAAATTAGAATCTACCCCATGGTTTCTAATTAACGAATCAGATGATACATCCTACTTGCTACCATCATTAAATGTGACAGATTATACCAATTCTGAAATTCCCTATACTGGAACTTTCTTTATTGGTTATAAAGAAGCAATCGGCTTCAAAGAGTCACAGGGAAAATACAGAAAAATCAATTCTCTTGGTTATTTAGGAAAATACCAATTTGGTATTGAAACTTTAAAATCTATCGGTATTCACGATAGCGCAGCTTTCATTAACAGTCCTAGAATGCAGGAAAAAGCTTTTATAGCTTTGCTGTCCAAAAATAAATGGGAACTCAGAAACATTATCGAAAGATACGAAGGAACCGTTTTGAACGGAACCCGTATTACTGAGTCAGGAATTTTGGCAGCAGCACATCTTGCAGGTGTGGGTTCTGTTAAAAAATATTTCAGATACAAAGGGAAACGCTGTTTTAGAGATGCGTATGGAACTTCATTGAGAAGTTATATGCTGCGGTTTGGAGGTTATGATACTTCTTTTATCGTAGCAGACAGTAATGCCAGCGTAGATTAA
- a CDS encoding amidohydrolase family protein: protein MTHINKVIVLLVFLISITTKAQQIPAQKQTKSVLILNATAHLGNGKIIENSAIGFKDGKLILVADAATIRLAKDAYDTTIDASGKHIYPGFIAPNSTLGLVEIDAVKSSDDEDEIGLFNPHIRSIIAYNSESKVIETVRPNGILIAQITPRGGRISGTSSIVQLDAWSWNDAILKENDGIHLEFPSSYKKKGSWFEPGASEPNKDYKNQIEEINSFLSNSKAYSLDTPKEKNQISEATKGLFDGSQTLYVHANEEKQIIDAVQLAKNNGIPKVVIVGGYEAYKTSDLLKKNNIGVLLRRVHDMPERADNDIDLPYKLAKILTDKGILVGLENSGDHERMNTRNLPFLAGTCAAYGLDKEIALQLITSNTAKILGIDTFCGTLELGKDATLFISEGDALDMRTNKLTYAFIQGRTISLETHQSALNKKFKEKYNQL from the coding sequence ATGACACATATAAATAAAGTGATCGTACTATTGGTATTTCTTATATCAATAACCACAAAAGCACAACAAATTCCAGCACAAAAACAAACCAAATCAGTATTAATACTTAATGCAACCGCCCATTTAGGTAATGGAAAAATCATAGAAAACAGTGCAATAGGTTTCAAAGACGGAAAACTAATTTTAGTTGCCGATGCTGCCACAATTCGCTTGGCAAAAGATGCTTATGATACTACTATTGACGCCAGTGGAAAACATATTTATCCAGGATTTATTGCCCCCAACTCTACTTTAGGACTGGTCGAAATTGATGCGGTAAAATCATCCGATGATGAAGATGAAATTGGTCTCTTTAATCCTCACATTAGAAGTATTATTGCCTACAATTCTGAATCAAAAGTGATTGAAACTGTTCGCCCAAATGGTATCTTGATAGCTCAAATTACACCAAGGGGAGGACGTATTTCAGGCACTTCATCGATTGTTCAACTGGATGCCTGGAGTTGGAATGATGCCATACTAAAAGAAAATGATGGAATACATCTGGAATTTCCTTCAAGCTATAAAAAAAAGGGTAGCTGGTTTGAACCCGGAGCTAGTGAACCTAACAAAGATTATAAAAATCAAATAGAAGAAATTAATTCTTTTTTATCAAATTCGAAAGCATACTCTTTAGATACACCTAAAGAAAAAAATCAAATTTCAGAAGCTACAAAAGGCCTATTTGATGGTAGTCAAACTTTATATGTTCACGCAAATGAAGAAAAACAAATCATTGATGCGGTTCAATTAGCAAAAAACAATGGAATTCCCAAAGTAGTTATTGTGGGCGGTTATGAAGCTTATAAAACCAGTGATTTACTCAAAAAAAACAACATTGGTGTGCTTTTAAGGCGCGTCCATGATATGCCGGAAAGAGCCGATAATGATATTGACTTACCGTATAAATTAGCAAAAATATTAACAGATAAAGGAATTTTGGTTGGTTTAGAAAACAGTGGCGATCACGAAAGAATGAATACCAGAAATTTACCTTTTCTTGCTGGTACATGTGCTGCCTATGGTTTGGATAAAGAAATAGCGTTACAATTAATAACATCAAATACTGCAAAAATATTAGGAATTGATACTTTTTGCGGAACTTTGGAATTAGGTAAAGACGCAACTTTATTCATTTCAGAAGGGGATGCATTAGATATGAGAACCAATAAATTAACATACGCATTCATTCAAGGCAGAACAATCAGTTTAGAGACACATCAAAGCGCTTTAAACAAAAAATTTAAAGAAAAATACAATCAACTGTAA
- a CDS encoding trypsin-like peptidase domain-containing protein — protein sequence MKQISKLFLVSLLSGATTLGAYKLLFDSNGYFSSNKNGITTLAPESYARQTSLGAENVDFTVAADKAIHTVVHVKNVSVRTISNPIMEYFYGYGGQQQQEQVGTGSGVIISEDGYIVTNNHVVKDASDIEITLNNKKTYKAKLIGTDSKMDIALLKIDADEKLPYSTFANSDSVKVGEWVLAVGNPYNLTSTVTAGIVSAKARNLDTRGIQSFIQTDAAVNPGNSGGALVNTRGELIGINTMISSMTGSYVGYSFAIPSNNARKIIEDIMEFGNVQRGILGVEGGELNGTASKELGVTQTQGFYINKVSKNSGAEKAKLQKGDIIIKLDDQDIATFADLSGYVNTKRPNDKVQVTIIRDGKNIVVPVILSKNESFATEFKGIELENIDTADKKKFKLDYGVKIKSISNENLAQYSEELQGNIIISIDNVKATNVETVSKLLNNKDEKQSTRIEMINKNGEIIRIII from the coding sequence ATGAAACAAATTTCAAAATTATTCTTGGTATCCTTGTTAAGTGGCGCAACAACACTTGGCGCATACAAATTATTATTTGACAGCAATGGTTATTTTTCTTCAAACAAAAACGGAATTACGACATTAGCCCCTGAATCCTACGCAAGACAAACGAGTTTAGGCGCTGAAAATGTTGATTTCACAGTTGCCGCAGACAAAGCCATCCATACAGTTGTTCACGTAAAAAATGTTTCGGTAAGGACCATTTCCAATCCTATCATGGAATACTTTTACGGTTATGGCGGACAGCAGCAACAGGAACAAGTCGGTACAGGTTCCGGAGTGATTATTTCTGAAGACGGTTATATTGTTACCAATAATCACGTTGTGAAAGATGCTTCGGATATTGAAATCACGCTGAACAACAAAAAAACATACAAAGCAAAACTTATTGGAACCGATTCTAAAATGGATATTGCTTTACTCAAAATTGATGCCGACGAAAAACTGCCGTATTCCACATTTGCCAATTCCGATTCGGTAAAAGTCGGCGAATGGGTATTGGCTGTAGGGAATCCGTACAATTTAACATCAACAGTTACCGCTGGAATTGTTTCGGCTAAGGCCAGAAATCTAGATACGCGAGGCATTCAGTCTTTCATTCAGACAGATGCTGCAGTAAATCCAGGAAACAGCGGTGGCGCATTGGTAAATACCCGTGGTGAATTAATTGGAATCAACACTATGATTTCGTCAATGACAGGTTCTTATGTAGGTTACTCTTTTGCAATTCCTTCCAATAATGCCCGAAAAATTATCGAGGACATTATGGAATTTGGAAATGTTCAAAGAGGAATTTTAGGAGTTGAAGGCGGAGAATTGAACGGAACTGCATCCAAAGAACTGGGAGTTACGCAAACCCAAGGTTTTTACATTAATAAAGTGTCCAAAAACTCAGGTGCCGAAAAAGCCAAATTGCAAAAAGGAGACATTATCATCAAATTAGATGATCAGGATATTGCCACTTTTGCAGATCTTTCCGGCTATGTAAACACCAAAAGACCAAATGACAAAGTCCAGGTAACCATTATTAGAGATGGAAAAAACATAGTTGTACCGGTTATACTGAGCAAAAACGAATCTTTTGCTACAGAATTCAAAGGAATCGAATTAGAAAATATTGATACTGCCGACAAAAAGAAATTCAAATTGGATTATGGCGTAAAAATCAAATCCATTTCTAATGAAAACTTAGCACAATACAGTGAAGAATTACAAGGAAACATAATTATTAGCATTGATAATGTCAAAGCAACGAATGTAGAAACCGTTTCTAAACTTTTGAATAATAAAGACGAAAAACAAAGTACCCGTATCGAAATGATAAATAAAAATGGAGAAATCATTCGAATCATAATCTAA
- the dapF gene encoding diaminopimelate epimerase produces MQLEFYKYQGAGNDFVMIDNRSGFFPKEDTQLIARLCDRRFGIGGDGLILLENDSDTDFKMVYYNSDGNQSSMCGNGGRCLVAFAKDMQVIENETTFIATDGLHHASFEDNGLVSLQMIDVPAIDIKKDYSFLNTGSPHHVQMVEDLEHYNVKENGASIRYGELYGKPGSNVNFVKKIDDTTFRLRTYERGVEDETLACGTGATAVAIAMNATGQTNATAINVNVEGGKLVVSFDKNDGVYTNVFLKGPAEFVFKGTIKV; encoded by the coding sequence ATGCAATTAGAATTTTATAAATATCAAGGAGCTGGAAATGATTTTGTTATGATTGACAATCGTTCCGGTTTTTTTCCGAAAGAAGATACACAACTGATCGCCCGTTTGTGTGACAGACGATTTGGAATAGGCGGAGACGGACTTATTTTGCTAGAAAATGACAGCGATACTGATTTCAAAATGGTGTATTACAACTCCGATGGAAATCAAAGTTCAATGTGCGGTAACGGCGGACGCTGTCTAGTCGCTTTCGCAAAAGATATGCAAGTGATTGAAAACGAAACTACTTTCATTGCTACCGACGGTCTGCACCATGCATCATTTGAAGATAACGGATTGGTTTCACTGCAGATGATTGATGTTCCTGCAATAGATATTAAAAAAGATTATTCGTTTCTGAATACAGGTTCTCCGCATCATGTTCAGATGGTAGAAGATTTGGAACACTATAATGTAAAAGAAAATGGAGCATCGATTCGTTACGGCGAATTATATGGTAAGCCAGGAAGCAACGTTAATTTTGTAAAAAAAATAGATGACACTACTTTCAGACTTCGCACCTACGAAAGAGGAGTCGAAGACGAAACATTGGCCTGCGGAACCGGAGCTACAGCAGTTGCAATTGCTATGAATGCGACTGGACAAACAAATGCTACAGCTATCAATGTGAATGTAGAAGGTGGAAAACTGGTTGTTTCTTTTGATAAAAACGATGGTGTTTATACCAATGTTTTCTTGAAAGGTCCCGCTGAATTTGTGTTTAAAGGAACTATAAAAGTTTAA
- a CDS encoding amidohydrolase family protein, whose translation MKRTLLLLFLSVFLPKMHAQDYFPNSESVQNKNNNYIAFTNAKIYISPTQIIEKGTLLIQNGKVIGTGIALTIPKNSTIIDLNGKFIYPSFIDIYTNFGIDKPKRNLNNDDGPLYNTKRVGYYWNESIRSEVNAYDTYKYDQSKAEELLKAGFGVVLTHFPDGIAQGSGALIALNNTISINRVISNKISNQLAFTKSALTNQAYPTSLMGSMALLRQMYLDMNWYKKGNSTTKDLSLEAMIENQKLVQIFDAGDKLNSLRASKIGKEFGINYILKGSGNEFERIDEIKKTGSKFIIPINFPEAYDVSNPYLANQMELSDFRFWNQAPTNLKILSDNGIVFAITTDKLKKTEDFRPNILKAIKYGLDKTKALESLTTIPASLLGKNDEIGSLKNGSQANFIITSGELFEEKTIVYENWVQGTKFIVAEIVPNDIRGEYDLTIANEKYKLNIEGELAEPKSEIKTIDAKKVNSKLTVTNNWITGLIKSKDTINPSFTQLTGFIENTTVLSGKVILANGNESTWSAVKIAPFVIKKDSAKVDKPNLIIPVTYPNIAFGNLQKPTQQTLLFKKATVWTNEKEGILEETDVLIKNGKIVAIGKNLFDASATTIDAKGKHLTSGIIDEHSHIAISAGVNEAGQNSTAEVTVQDVVNSEDINIYRDLAGGVTTSQLLHGSANPIGGRSAIVKWKWGLSPDEMLYKDQPKFIKFALGENVKQSNWRIDNPTRFPQSRMGVEQVFTDYFQRAREYEASWKSYNANSKKDMNKAPRVDLEMQTLVEILNKERFVTCHSYVESEILMLMQVAEKFNFRINTFTHILEGYKVADKMKEHGVGASTFADWWAYKFEVNDAIPYNGPILHNQGIIVAYNSDDAEMSRRLNQEAAKAVKYGNISEEEAWKFVTLNPAKLLHLDDKIGSIKIGKDADIVLWNNNPLSIYAKAEKTIIEGVVYYDLQKDEAQRIANTNERNELIAQLLLEKNKGMSTQEPKKTDKKLYDCDTLEQ comes from the coding sequence ATGAAAAGAACCCTACTATTATTATTTTTGAGTGTGTTTTTACCCAAAATGCATGCTCAGGATTATTTTCCAAACAGTGAAAGCGTACAAAACAAGAACAACAATTACATAGCTTTTACTAACGCCAAAATTTACATTTCCCCAACTCAAATCATTGAAAAAGGAACGTTGTTAATTCAAAATGGAAAGGTTATTGGAACTGGAATTGCTCTTACTATTCCGAAAAATTCTACAATTATCGATCTTAATGGAAAATTTATTTATCCTTCCTTTATAGATATCTATACTAATTTCGGTATTGATAAACCAAAAAGAAATCTCAATAATGACGATGGTCCTTTGTATAATACCAAAAGAGTTGGTTACTATTGGAATGAAAGTATTCGCTCTGAAGTAAATGCATATGACACTTATAAATATGACCAGTCTAAAGCCGAAGAATTATTGAAAGCAGGTTTTGGAGTCGTGCTTACCCATTTCCCTGATGGAATTGCCCAAGGATCTGGGGCCTTAATTGCTTTAAACAACACAATAAGCATCAATCGTGTAATATCAAACAAAATAAGCAACCAGCTTGCTTTTACAAAAAGTGCTTTAACCAATCAAGCCTACCCAACTTCATTAATGGGAAGTATGGCATTGTTACGTCAAATGTATCTGGACATGAATTGGTATAAAAAAGGAAATTCAACTACCAAAGATTTGTCTCTTGAAGCAATGATTGAGAATCAAAAATTGGTTCAGATTTTTGATGCTGGAGATAAACTAAACAGTCTTCGGGCTTCTAAAATAGGAAAAGAATTTGGAATCAATTATATTCTGAAAGGATCTGGAAATGAGTTTGAAAGAATTGACGAAATCAAGAAAACAGGCTCGAAATTCATTATACCTATCAATTTCCCTGAAGCATATGATGTATCCAATCCGTACTTAGCCAATCAAATGGAATTAAGCGATTTCCGCTTTTGGAATCAAGCACCTACTAACCTAAAAATATTATCAGACAACGGTATTGTATTTGCTATAACCACCGACAAATTAAAAAAGACGGAAGATTTTAGACCCAACATATTGAAAGCCATAAAATATGGTTTAGATAAGACAAAAGCATTAGAATCCCTAACCACTATTCCTGCCTCTTTATTAGGAAAAAATGATGAAATAGGCAGTTTAAAAAATGGAAGCCAAGCCAATTTCATCATCACTTCCGGAGAATTATTTGAAGAAAAAACTATTGTTTATGAAAATTGGGTACAGGGTACAAAATTTATTGTAGCCGAAATTGTCCCTAACGACATTCGTGGAGAATATGATCTAACCATTGCCAATGAAAAATACAAACTTAATATTGAAGGTGAGTTAGCTGAACCAAAATCTGAAATTAAAACTATTGATGCTAAGAAAGTAAATTCAAAACTTACAGTAACAAACAATTGGATAACAGGCTTAATAAAATCAAAAGACACTATCAATCCAAGTTTTACTCAACTAACTGGGTTTATCGAGAATACTACTGTATTATCTGGTAAAGTAATTTTAGCAAATGGTAATGAAAGCACTTGGTCTGCAGTAAAAATAGCTCCTTTTGTTATTAAAAAAGATTCAGCAAAAGTGGACAAACCAAATCTTATTATTCCTGTTACTTATCCTAATATAGCATTTGGAAATTTACAAAAACCAACACAACAGACTTTACTATTCAAAAAAGCCACAGTTTGGACTAATGAAAAAGAGGGAATCCTTGAAGAAACCGATGTGTTAATCAAGAATGGAAAAATAGTCGCCATTGGAAAAAATTTATTCGATGCTTCGGCAACAACAATAGATGCAAAAGGCAAACATTTAACCTCAGGAATTATAGACGAACATTCACATATTGCCATTTCAGCAGGTGTAAATGAGGCAGGCCAAAACTCAACTGCCGAAGTTACCGTCCAGGATGTCGTAAACTCTGAAGACATAAATATTTACAGAGATTTAGCCGGAGGAGTTACCACTTCTCAATTATTGCACGGTTCTGCAAATCCTATTGGAGGCCGCTCAGCTATCGTAAAATGGAAATGGGGATTATCTCCAGATGAAATGCTGTACAAAGACCAACCAAAATTTATCAAATTTGCTTTGGGAGAAAATGTAAAACAATCTAATTGGCGAATTGACAATCCAACCCGTTTCCCTCAATCAAGAATGGGTGTAGAACAAGTTTTTACTGACTACTTTCAAAGAGCCAGAGAATATGAAGCTTCATGGAAAAGTTACAATGCAAATTCTAAAAAAGACATGAACAAAGCACCTAGAGTTGACTTAGAAATGCAAACTCTAGTCGAAATTTTAAACAAAGAACGCTTTGTGACTTGTCATTCCTATGTAGAATCCGAGATTCTAATGTTGATGCAGGTAGCAGAAAAATTTAATTTTAGAATAAATACTTTTACACATATTTTAGAAGGATATAAAGTTGCAGATAAAATGAAAGAACATGGTGTGGGAGCTTCTACTTTTGCAGACTGGTGGGCTTATAAATTTGAAGTAAACGATGCCATTCCTTATAATGGACCAATTCTTCACAATCAAGGGATAATTGTTGCCTATAACTCTGATGATGCTGAAATGTCAAGACGATTGAATCAAGAAGCCGCCAAAGCCGTTAAATATGGCAATATCTCTGAGGAAGAAGCCTGGAAATTTGTCACTTTGAATCCTGCCAAATTATTGCATCTGGATGACAAAATCGGAAGTATTAAAATCGGCAAAGATGCTGATATTGTACTATGGAACAACAATCCTCTTTCGATTTATGCCAAAGCTGAAAAAACAATCATTGAAGGTGTTGTCTATTATGATTTGCAAAAAGACGAAGCCCAACGTATTGCAAATACCAATGAGAGAAACGAATTAATTGCTCAATTACTATTGGAAAAAAACAAAGGAATGAGTACTCAAGAGCCGAAAAAGACAGATAAAAAATTATACGATTGTGATACATTAGAACAATAA
- a CDS encoding glyceraldehyde-3-phosphate dehydrogenase translates to MTKMDLYEKEVSLQADRRRSGVELIKIISDLWYDKSIELVLFRNQLIDRNVSEIINLHEYAAKFVGKPISVSDSVEIANVILTLDLPPSKLDIGKLTYEYRLEDEKHPDVRHFVLHKLKKAKSSKEIKPKDVVLYGFGRIGRLLARELMSKTGKGDQMRLRAIVTRDKNDAASLEKRASLLRYDSIHGDFQGSVVADAKNNALIINGTTVHIITANTPEEIDYTNYGIENALVIDNTGAFTTKEALSRHLVSKGTSKVLLTAPGKGVPNIVHGVNQKEYNPDEIDIFSAASCTTNAITPILKAIEDTLGVVKGHLETIHAYTNDQNLVDNMHNKYRRGRAAALNMVITETGAGTAVAKALPSLEGKLTSNAIRVPVPNGSLVVLNLEVNTATSVEAINAIMKKYALEGELVEQIKYSLNNELVSSDIVGTSAPSIYDSNATIVSKDGKNIVLYIWYDNEYGYSHQVIRLAKYIAKVRRFTYY, encoded by the coding sequence ATGACTAAAATGGATTTATACGAAAAAGAGGTTTCGTTACAAGCCGACAGAAGACGTTCAGGAGTAGAATTAATTAAAATTATCAGCGATTTATGGTATGACAAATCCATCGAGCTGGTTTTGTTCCGCAATCAATTAATAGACCGAAATGTAAGTGAGATTATCAACTTGCACGAATACGCAGCCAAATTTGTTGGCAAGCCAATTTCAGTTTCAGACTCAGTAGAAATTGCCAATGTTATCCTTACTTTAGATTTGCCTCCATCAAAATTAGACATCGGTAAGCTTACTTATGAATACCGACTAGAAGACGAAAAACATCCAGACGTTAGGCATTTTGTTTTACATAAATTAAAAAAAGCTAAATCATCTAAAGAAATTAAGCCTAAAGATGTTGTCCTTTATGGGTTTGGCCGAATCGGACGCTTATTGGCACGAGAACTAATGTCCAAAACAGGCAAAGGAGATCAAATGCGTTTGAGAGCCATTGTTACTAGAGATAAAAACGATGCTGCCAGTTTAGAGAAAAGAGCTTCCTTACTGCGTTACGATTCCATCCACGGAGACTTTCAAGGATCGGTTGTTGCCGATGCAAAAAACAATGCCTTAATCATCAATGGCACAACCGTTCATATCATCACTGCAAACACTCCCGAAGAAATCGATTATACCAACTACGGAATTGAAAATGCCCTTGTCATTGATAACACCGGCGCTTTTACTACCAAAGAAGCTTTGAGCCGTCATTTAGTTTCAAAAGGAACAAGCAAAGTTTTGCTTACCGCTCCAGGAAAAGGAGTACCAAACATCGTTCATGGAGTGAATCAAAAAGAATACAATCCAGACGAGATCGACATTTTTTCCGCTGCTTCCTGCACTACCAATGCTATTACTCCAATCCTAAAAGCAATTGAAGATACTTTGGGCGTTGTAAAAGGACACTTAGAAACTATTCACGCTTACACTAACGATCAAAATCTGGTCGATAACATGCACAACAAATACCGTCGTGGAAGAGCTGCTGCGCTTAACATGGTTATTACCGAAACAGGTGCTGGCACTGCAGTGGCCAAAGCATTGCCATCATTGGAAGGCAAATTAACCTCCAATGCGATACGCGTTCCAGTTCCAAATGGCTCATTGGTTGTGCTGAATCTAGAAGTAAACACGGCAACTTCGGTAGAAGCCATCAATGCCATCATGAAAAAATATGCACTGGAAGGCGAACTGGTAGAACAAATCAAATATTCATTAAATAACGAATTGGTATCTTCTGATATCGTAGGAACTTCAGCCCCCTCCATTTATGACAGCAACGCAACAATCGTTTCCAAAGACGGAAAAAATATAGTACTATACATTTGGTACGATAACGAATACGGCTACAGCCACCAAGTAATCCGCCTTGCCAAATACATTGCCAAAGTAAGACGTTTTACCTACTATTAA
- the mltG gene encoding endolytic transglycosylase MltG yields MNLKKIVSLVSVALISILIVYGFVLMYQIFSGNTKFAEKEVYVYVPTDSNYEQVKHILEPYVKNIERFEMVAGKTSYPENVKAGRFLLKNGMNSYELVKAMKFNDPVSLAFNNQERLENFAGRVGSQIEPDSLELLNTFKDSIFLKENGFTEENVLVMFIPNTYDIYWNTSAVKFRDKMIKEYNNFWNKERTAKAAAQGLTPIQATILASIVHKESVKKDERPRIAGVYLNRLKLEMPLQADPTVIFAMKKKSNDFNQVIKRVFYNDLIMRHPYNTYVNVGLPPGPIAMPDITALEAVLNPEKNNYIYFCASVDRFGYHEFAATLAEHNVNAKKYSDWINSQGVQR; encoded by the coding sequence TTGAATCTAAAGAAAATAGTATCATTAGTATCTGTTGCATTAATATCAATATTAATTGTTTACGGATTTGTTTTGATGTATCAGATTTTTAGCGGTAACACAAAATTTGCCGAAAAAGAGGTTTACGTTTATGTGCCAACTGATTCCAATTATGAGCAGGTAAAACATATTCTGGAACCGTATGTTAAGAATATAGAACGTTTCGAAATGGTAGCCGGAAAAACGAGCTATCCGGAAAATGTAAAAGCGGGACGCTTTTTGCTTAAAAACGGAATGAACAGTTACGAATTGGTCAAAGCAATGAAGTTTAATGATCCTGTGAGTTTGGCTTTTAATAATCAGGAACGGTTGGAGAATTTTGCCGGACGTGTAGGTTCTCAAATTGAACCTGATAGTTTGGAATTATTGAATACGTTTAAAGATTCTATCTTTTTGAAAGAAAACGGTTTTACCGAAGAGAATGTATTGGTTATGTTTATTCCTAATACCTATGATATTTATTGGAATACTTCGGCTGTGAAGTTTCGGGATAAAATGATTAAAGAGTACAATAATTTTTGGAACAAGGAAAGAACAGCAAAAGCAGCAGCACAAGGTCTGACTCCAATTCAAGCAACAATTTTGGCTTCGATTGTGCATAAAGAATCGGTTAAGAAAGATGAAAGGCCTAGAATTGCCGGTGTTTATTTGAACCGATTGAAATTAGAAATGCCCTTGCAGGCTGATCCAACGGTTATTTTTGCGATGAAAAAGAAGTCTAATGATTTTAATCAAGTGATAAAAAGAGTTTTTTATAATGATTTGATTATGAGACATCCTTATAACACTTATGTGAATGTTGGACTTCCTCCTGGACCAATTGCAATGCCAGATATTACGGCTCTTGAAGCAGTTTTAAATCCGGAAAAAAATAATTACATTTATTTCTGTGCCAGTGTTGACCGTTTTGGATATCATGAATTTGCAGCGACTTTGGCTGAGCATAATGTTAATGCAAAAAAATATTCGGATTGGATTAACAGTCAGGGTGTACAGCGTTAG
- a CDS encoding GNAT family N-acetyltransferase, with translation MKTLKGDNIYIRALEPNDLEFIYAIENDQRIWEVSNTQTPYSRFLVKQYLENAHQDIYEAKQLRLAICQDQDFPALGLIDLFDFDPKNNRAGIGIVIQDDANRNQNIGSEALDLLIHYSFHNLNLHQLYANIGCENEASIALFTKFGFQKIGIKKDWTLVNGVYKDEAIFQLINNHTGDSELAQ, from the coding sequence ATGAAAACATTAAAAGGCGATAATATATACATCCGAGCACTTGAACCCAATGATTTGGAGTTTATTTATGCCATTGAAAATGATCAGCGTATTTGGGAAGTGAGTAATACGCAAACTCCTTATAGCCGGTTTTTAGTAAAACAGTATTTAGAAAATGCGCATCAGGATATTTATGAAGCCAAGCAGCTGCGATTGGCGATTTGTCAAGATCAAGACTTTCCTGCTTTGGGATTAATCGATTTATTTGATTTTGATCCAAAGAATAACCGAGCTGGTATTGGGATTGTAATTCAAGACGATGCAAATAGAAATCAGAATATTGGATCCGAAGCTTTAGACCTGCTTATTCATTACTCTTTTCATAATCTTAATCTGCATCAATTATATGCAAATATTGGTTGTGAAAATGAAGCTAGTATCGCTCTTTTTACTAAATTTGGTTTTCAAAAAATAGGCATAAAGAAAGATTGGACTTTGGTAAATGGAGTTTACAAGGATGAAGCCATTTTTCAATTAATTAATAATCACACTGGCGACAGCGAACTGGCGCAGTAA